Proteins from one Flavobacterium sp. N2038 genomic window:
- a CDS encoding alpha/beta hydrolase — MKKVYLLLLLFSASVFSQKKFDNIKSEKLGTERRITIGLPPSYDEKSDRKYPVLYLLDGDYLFDPFSGAVSYGSYWDDIPEMIIIGIHQNKNDEREDDSTIDQNEGLPFEKGAKFFEFIGAELIPYVEKKYHTAPFRIIAGHDITASFANFYLYKEEPIFNAYICFSPELAPKMEVRIAEKFAKIQKPIFYYLSAGEGDNKKIKEPIEKLNSNIKIANNPLVNYKYDVFKGATHYTEVLHSIPSALYQIFESYRPINSAEYNDKIAVLQSGYADYLEKKYASMSEILGYQIPVRMNDFKVIENLILKKNAYDELGKMAEIGNVNYPKAMLGEYELGLMYEKMGDPKHASKKYQNASQMEPIGDLNKDLMYEKIDEMNTLLKKTK, encoded by the coding sequence ATGAAAAAAGTTTACCTACTACTTCTTTTATTTTCTGCTTCTGTTTTTTCACAGAAGAAGTTTGATAACATTAAATCTGAAAAACTCGGAACAGAAAGACGAATAACAATTGGACTTCCACCGTCTTATGATGAGAAATCGGATAGAAAATATCCTGTTTTATATCTTTTGGATGGAGATTACCTGTTTGATCCATTTTCGGGAGCTGTAAGTTATGGTTCGTATTGGGATGATATTCCGGAAATGATTATCATTGGAATTCATCAAAATAAAAATGATGAACGTGAGGACGATTCAACAATTGATCAAAATGAAGGTTTGCCATTTGAAAAAGGAGCAAAATTTTTTGAATTTATAGGTGCCGAATTAATTCCGTATGTAGAAAAAAAATACCACACCGCCCCTTTCAGAATTATTGCAGGTCATGATATTACGGCAAGTTTTGCTAATTTTTATCTATATAAAGAAGAGCCTATTTTTAACGCATATATCTGCTTTAGCCCTGAGCTTGCCCCAAAAATGGAAGTTAGAATAGCTGAAAAGTTTGCAAAAATCCAAAAACCAATATTCTATTATCTATCTGCAGGAGAAGGTGATAATAAAAAAATTAAAGAACCGATTGAAAAATTAAACAGCAATATTAAAATCGCAAATAATCCGTTAGTGAATTATAAATACGATGTATTTAAAGGCGCAACGCATTATACTGAGGTATTACATTCGATTCCAAGTGCTTTGTATCAAATTTTTGAATCGTACAGACCAATAAATTCGGCTGAATACAATGATAAAATTGCCGTTCTTCAATCTGGTTATGCTGATTATTTAGAAAAGAAATATGCTTCAATGTCAGAAATATTGGGATACCAAATTCCTGTTAGAATGAATGACTTCAAGGTAATCGAAAATCTTATTCTGAAAAAAAATGCCTACGATGAATTAGGAAAAATGGCAGAAATTGGAAATGTAAATTATCCAAAAGCGATGTTGGGCGAATATGAATTAGGTTTGATGTATGAAAAAATGGGTGATCCGAAACATGCATCAAAAAAATACCAAAACGCTTCTCAAATGGAGCCAATTGGAGATTTGAACAAAGATTTGATGTACGAAAAAATAGACGAGATGAATACTCTTCTAAAAAAAACTAAATAA
- the panD gene encoding aspartate 1-decarboxylase: MQIQVIKSKIHRVKVTGADLNYIGSITIDETLLEASNIIEGEKVSIVNINNGERFETYAIKGEKNSGEITLNGPAARKVQKDDIIIIISYATLEFEEAKTFKPWIIFPNENDNSLT, translated from the coding sequence ATGCAAATTCAAGTTATAAAATCAAAAATTCATCGAGTAAAAGTAACTGGTGCCGATTTAAATTATATTGGCAGCATTACTATTGATGAAACCCTACTGGAAGCCTCAAACATCATTGAAGGCGAAAAAGTATCAATCGTTAACATCAATAATGGAGAGCGTTTTGAAACTTATGCTATTAAAGGAGAAAAAAATTCAGGTGAAATCACACTGAATGGTCCTGCAGCAAGAAAGGTTCAAAAAGACGACATTATCATTATCATTTCATATGCGACCCTGGAATTTGAAGAAGCTAAAACCTTCAAACCGTGGATCATTTTCCCAAATGAAAACGATAATTCGTTAACATAA
- the panC gene encoding pantoate--beta-alanine ligase, whose amino-acid sequence MFALNFNITAMHIFYGKVALIAYLKTIKTANSTIGFVPTMGALHQGHLALMQRSLKENDDTVVSIFVNPTQFNNPEDLEKYPRTLEEDVKKMRGLSDKIILYAPSVEDIYEGQTVSQSFDFDGLENQMEGKFRPGHFNGVGTIVKRLFEIVTPTNAYFGEKDFQQLQIVKKLVEKNNLNVNVVGCPIFREENLLAMSSRNERLTAEERKEASIIYKVLNEAKEIFQTGTPEETIKFVEDSFKDNERFDLEYFVIADESTLLSIDHKIKDKKYRAFIAVFVNSIRLIDTISFN is encoded by the coding sequence ATGTTTGCACTAAATTTTAATATTACCGCCATGCATATTTTCTACGGCAAAGTAGCTCTGATAGCTTATTTAAAAACTATCAAAACCGCAAACTCCACTATTGGGTTTGTACCAACCATGGGAGCTTTACACCAAGGGCATCTGGCATTAATGCAACGATCACTCAAAGAAAACGATGATACGGTTGTAAGTATTTTCGTAAACCCTACACAGTTCAACAATCCTGAAGATCTTGAAAAATATCCACGCACTCTTGAAGAAGATGTAAAAAAAATGCGAGGTTTAAGTGACAAAATAATCCTATACGCACCATCGGTTGAAGATATTTACGAAGGACAAACCGTTTCACAATCTTTTGATTTTGATGGATTAGAAAATCAAATGGAAGGAAAATTCAGACCCGGCCATTTTAACGGAGTTGGAACTATCGTAAAACGTCTTTTTGAAATTGTAACCCCAACCAATGCTTATTTTGGAGAAAAAGACTTTCAGCAATTGCAAATTGTCAAGAAACTGGTAGAAAAAAACAACCTGAACGTAAACGTGGTAGGCTGCCCAATTTTTAGAGAAGAAAATCTCCTGGCAATGAGTTCGCGTAATGAACGTTTAACAGCCGAAGAAAGAAAAGAAGCTTCTATTATTTACAAAGTTCTGAACGAAGCAAAAGAAATTTTCCAGACCGGGACTCCTGAAGAAACCATAAAATTTGTAGAAGATTCATTTAAAGATAACGAAAGATTTGACCTCGAATATTTCGTAATTGCTGACGAATCCACATTATTATCAATTGATCATAAAATAAAAGACAAAAAGTACCGTGCGTTTATAGCGGTATTTGTTAATTCTATAAGGTTAATTGACACCATTTCATTTAATTAA
- a CDS encoding glycogen/starch synthase, translating to MKDKRILYVSSEVVPYLAENEVSLMSYDVPKMINDQGGQIRIFMPRYGNINERRHQLHEVIRLSGMNLVVNDLDMPLIIKVASIPKERIQVYFIDNDEYFKRKATFADEEGVLYPDNDERAIFFAKGVVETVKKLNWVPDIIHVHGWLASMLPIYMKHYYKNEALFSETKIITSVYGQSFDENLDLEMINKVKFDGVPHDAVADLETPNYENVLKASILHSDGVIIASENVSPSLTKFIESSGKPFLPFASKDAFAEAYTNFYRTFGL from the coding sequence ATGAAAGATAAGAGGATATTATATGTATCATCTGAAGTCGTGCCTTATTTGGCTGAAAATGAGGTTTCTTTAATGTCTTACGATGTTCCGAAAATGATTAATGACCAAGGCGGTCAGATAAGAATTTTCATGCCAAGATATGGAAACATCAACGAGAGAAGACATCAATTACACGAAGTCATTAGGCTTTCAGGAATGAATTTGGTAGTGAATGACTTAGATATGCCATTGATTATCAAAGTAGCTTCAATCCCTAAAGAAAGAATACAGGTTTATTTTATCGATAATGATGAATATTTTAAGCGTAAAGCAACTTTTGCTGACGAAGAAGGTGTTTTGTATCCTGATAATGATGAAAGAGCAATCTTTTTTGCAAAAGGTGTTGTTGAAACAGTAAAAAAATTAAATTGGGTACCAGATATTATTCACGTACATGGCTGGCTGGCTTCTATGCTTCCAATTTATATGAAGCATTATTATAAAAATGAGGCTTTGTTTTCTGAAACTAAAATTATTACATCAGTTTATGGTCAGTCGTTTGATGAGAACTTAGATTTAGAAATGATTAATAAGGTGAAATTTGACGGTGTTCCTCACGATGCTGTTGCAGATTTAGAAACACCTAATTACGAAAATGTATTAAAAGCTAGTATATTACATTCTGATGGTGTTATTATAGCCTCAGAAAATGTTTCTCCAAGTTTAACAAAATTTATAGAATCTTCAGGAAAACCTTTTTTACCTTTCGCCTCGAAAGATGCATTCGCTGAAGCGTATACAAATTTCTATAGAACATTTGGTCTTTAA
- a CDS encoding DUF4270 domain-containing protein codes for MCNTSFIKKILLVATVVLLYSCDKDFNAIGDDLIGDNHFDLVPQDYGVVAYNQEITPIQSNTLNVNGLGIYDNPVLGTTTANFSTQVSLVAYAPTIGADPEIQSVTLNIPYFSHVIAAKPEGGSTYALDSIYGSPQGKLNLSIYESGIQMRGSFFDNGTQYPQFYYTDMDTSTDPNYLNFNTSKIPYIATGKPLNDDASDAQNTKFFFDSEEVVEKTTDAAGW; via the coding sequence ATGTGTAATACTTCTTTTATTAAGAAAATTCTATTAGTAGCAACAGTTGTTCTTTTATATTCTTGCGATAAAGATTTTAATGCGATTGGAGATGATTTAATCGGAGATAATCATTTTGATTTAGTGCCGCAGGATTACGGTGTCGTAGCTTATAATCAGGAGATAACTCCAATTCAGTCAAATACTTTGAATGTTAATGGTTTGGGTATTTACGATAATCCTGTTTTGGGTACAACAACAGCAAATTTTTCGACTCAGGTTTCTTTGGTGGCTTATGCACCAACTATTGGAGCAGATCCAGAAATACAAAGTGTAACATTGAACATACCTTATTTTAGTCATGTGATAGCTGCTAAACCTGAAGGTGGTAGTACCTATGCGCTGGATTCTATTTACGGTTCTCCACAAGGAAAGCTTAATTTAAGTATTTATGAATCTGGGATTCAGATGCGTGGTAGTTTTTTTGACAATGGCACCCAATATCCGCAGTTTTATTATACAGACATGGATACGAGTACAGATCCAAACTATCTCAATTTTAATACGTCTAAGATACCTTATATTGCTACTGGTAAACCATTAAATGATGATGCTAGTGATGCTCAAAACACAAAATTCTTTTTTGATTCAGAAGAAGTTGTAGAAAAAACTACAGATGCAGCAGGGTGGTAA
- a CDS encoding TonB-dependent receptor has translation MRVYLLIMLFFSGISFAQNTITGSVTDGNKQSIPGANVNVVGSTTGASTDFDGTFKLNTTAKPPFSIKVSAVGFETKTISITSANQKVDVVLKGEETKLDEIVVSASRTPERVLESPVTIERMGIQEIKKTASPSFYDGMENMKEVQMNTSSMTFKSVNTRGFATVANTRFMQLVDGMDNSSPLLNFVLGNMIGVSEIDVQSVELLPGASSALYGANAFNGILFMTSKSPFTNQGISTYFKYGMTSQDAAGTNGYYDFGLRMAHAFNKYIAVKANFTYMEATDWYATNYDDKTRAGIDRTDPNYDGINVYGDEASTNIKGVGQKLEAMGLIPAGASNLLPNSNVSRTGYNETDLTNNKAGNTKIDFSFHGRPFGDERLEIIWQSKFGMGNAVYQGANRYYLNNFFMQQHKIEFKGKNFFLRGYTTSEDGGNSYDMVFTGININRKWKDDNTWFGQYAGAFIQGTLGGMTPQQAHAVARSTADTGRFLPGSEQFKTAFNQVIDDPSVLTGSKLVDNSRIYHSDANYNFRDLIKFAEIQVGGSFRLYELNSHGRIYTDANGPINYNEYGAYTQLMKKFMEDRLKFTGSIRYDKSKNFDGNFSPRLSLVYSAGEKKNHNFRGSFQTGFRNPSTQDQYIGFNIGNAVLIGSAPDNLSRFSETFNLSAEGQSYSGGSATKVMTGNDAYGNSYLATSVSAFAAKAGSDPVAAAALLKKSTANYVKPEEVKAFELGYRSVFDGLSVDLNGYYNIYNNFIGNLNVISPYYGTAQDNPNLAGGPADPGFQSVRAIQNGEYRTYQLYTNSDVEIHSLGFGVGLSKKVIADYELGVNYNYAQFDFDQAKDPSFEAGFNTPKHRIKVSLGNDKLFENFGFNISGRWNSEYEWESSFADGTIKSATVIDAQVNYTIPKLKSVVKLGAANIGGKEYYQVIGAGLIGQQYFASWTINP, from the coding sequence ATGAGAGTCTACTTGCTAATTATGTTGTTTTTTAGCGGAATATCTTTTGCGCAAAATACAATAACCGGTTCAGTTACTGATGGTAACAAACAATCTATTCCTGGTGCCAATGTAAATGTTGTAGGCAGTACTACTGGAGCTTCAACCGATTTCGACGGTACCTTTAAATTAAATACTACTGCCAAGCCACCATTTTCTATTAAAGTGTCTGCTGTTGGTTTTGAGACTAAAACGATTAGTATTACTTCTGCAAATCAAAAAGTAGATGTAGTGCTAAAAGGTGAAGAAACAAAACTTGATGAAATTGTCGTTTCGGCCTCAAGAACTCCGGAAAGAGTTTTAGAATCTCCTGTTACAATTGAAAGAATGGGAATTCAGGAGATCAAGAAAACAGCTTCGCCATCTTTTTATGATGGTATGGAGAACATGAAAGAGGTACAGATGAATACGAGTAGTATGACTTTTAAATCTGTTAATACCAGAGGATTTGCTACTGTTGCAAATACACGTTTCATGCAGTTGGTTGACGGGATGGATAATTCATCACCTTTATTGAATTTCGTTTTAGGGAACATGATTGGTGTTTCTGAGATTGATGTTCAGAGCGTCGAGTTACTTCCGGGGGCATCATCTGCTTTGTATGGGGCAAATGCTTTTAACGGAATTTTATTCATGACCAGTAAAAGCCCATTTACAAATCAGGGAATTTCTACTTATTTTAAATATGGTATGACTTCGCAAGATGCGGCGGGGACAAATGGTTATTATGATTTTGGTCTTAGAATGGCTCATGCTTTTAATAAGTATATAGCGGTGAAGGCTAATTTTACTTACATGGAAGCTACAGATTGGTACGCTACAAATTATGATGATAAAACGAGAGCAGGGATAGACAGGACGGATCCAAATTATGATGGTATCAATGTGTATGGTGATGAAGCTTCTACAAATATAAAAGGAGTTGGACAAAAATTAGAAGCTATGGGCTTGATTCCGGCTGGAGCATCTAATCTTCTTCCAAATTCAAATGTAAGCAGAACCGGATATAATGAAACGGATTTAACTAATAATAAAGCAGGGAATACAAAAATTGATTTCTCTTTTCATGGCAGACCTTTTGGGGATGAAAGATTAGAGATTATCTGGCAAAGTAAATTTGGTATGGGTAATGCCGTGTATCAGGGAGCGAACAGATATTATTTAAACAACTTTTTTATGCAACAGCATAAAATAGAGTTCAAAGGGAAAAACTTTTTCTTAAGAGGGTATACCACTTCTGAAGATGGAGGAAATTCTTATGATATGGTTTTTACCGGAATTAATATAAATAGAAAATGGAAAGATGACAACACCTGGTTTGGTCAGTATGCAGGAGCTTTTATTCAGGGAACTTTAGGTGGTATGACACCACAACAAGCACACGCAGTAGCAAGAAGTACGGCTGATACCGGTCGTTTTTTACCGGGATCGGAACAGTTTAAAACAGCTTTTAATCAGGTTATTGACGACCCAAGTGTTCTTACAGGTTCAAAATTAGTTGATAATTCAAGAATTTATCATTCAGATGCAAATTACAATTTCAGAGATCTGATAAAATTTGCTGAGATTCAGGTTGGTGGTTCTTTTAGATTGTATGAGTTGAATTCTCATGGCAGAATTTATACAGATGCAAATGGTCCTATTAATTATAATGAATATGGAGCTTATACACAATTGATGAAAAAATTCATGGAGGACAGGCTGAAGTTTACAGGGTCAATTCGTTATGATAAATCTAAAAACTTCGACGGAAACTTTTCACCTCGTTTATCTTTAGTGTATTCGGCAGGGGAAAAGAAGAATCATAATTTTAGAGGGTCTTTCCAGACTGGTTTTAGAAATCCGTCTACTCAGGATCAATATATCGGATTTAATATTGGGAACGCTGTGTTGATTGGTTCTGCTCCTGATAATTTATCAAGATTTAGCGAGACTTTTAACTTAAGTGCAGAAGGTCAGTCCTATAGTGGCGGAAGTGCAACAAAAGTTATGACGGGTAATGATGCTTATGGTAACTCATATTTAGCAACTTCAGTAAGTGCATTTGCTGCAAAGGCAGGAAGTGATCCGGTTGCAGCCGCTGCATTGTTGAAAAAATCAACAGCTAATTATGTTAAACCTGAAGAAGTAAAAGCTTTTGAATTAGGATATCGTTCTGTTTTTGATGGCTTATCTGTAGATCTTAATGGATATTATAATATCTATAATAACTTTATTGGTAATCTTAATGTGATTTCTCCTTATTATGGAACAGCGCAAGATAATCCTAATCTTGCAGGAGGGCCAGCTGATCCGGGATTCCAATCCGTTCGTGCAATACAAAACGGAGAATATAGAACATACCAATTGTATACAAATTCAGATGTAGAAATTCATTCACTTGGTTTTGGGGTAGGGCTTTCTAAAAAAGTAATCGCAGATTATGAATTAGGGGTAAACTACAACTATGCTCAGTTTGATTTTGATCAGGCTAAAGATCCAAGTTTTGAGGCAGGCTTTAATACGCCAAAACACAGAATTAAAGTGTCTCTTGGAAATGATAAATTGTTCGAAAACTTTGGATTCAATATTAGTGGAAGATGGAACAGTGAATACGAATGGGAATCTAGTTTTGCTGATGGTACAATTAAATCGGCAACAGTTATAGATGCTCAGGTTAATTATACAATTCCAAAATTAAAATCTGTTGTAAAATTGGGTGCTGCTAATATTGGAGGAAAAGAGTACTACCAGGTAATTGGAGCCGGATTAATCGGACAGCAATATTTTGCTTCGTGGACAATCAATCCGTAA
- a CDS encoding G-D-S-L family lipolytic protein yields the protein MIKNFKWLVLVSLTFMACNSDDDVAAVVDSSDGLPLTSGSADFANYVALGDSFAAGFSDNALFIKGQQGAYTNVIAQQFALITKATFTTPLMNDNIGGLLLGGNVISGPRLYFNGKAPVSVDGVPTTEVTAHLSGTFNNLGVPGARSYHLVAPGYGNVAGVATGKANPYFVRFASSPTTTVLADAMAQSPTFFSLWIGGNDVLGYATSGGTGKDQTGNMDPSTYSGSDITDPTVFKTVYTNIINGLTAKGAKGVIANLPNITSLPYFTTVPYNPVGLTAEKAAQLNAGYATYNGGLQQMKALGLLTADEVAKRTINFVAGSNPVVLEDSYLTNLSAYKLPSYRQATKEDLVVLTAMNFIGTLINEDPTKVNGVSVPLADKWVLTKDEIAEVAKATKSYNETIAEVGTAKKLAVLDTEALMKQIAGAGISANGFTMKSTFVTGGAFSLDGVHPSPRGYALIANKFIEVINAKYGSNLNGVNIGNYPVMFPKVL from the coding sequence ATGATAAAAAATTTCAAATGGCTAGTATTGGTTTCGTTAACCTTTATGGCTTGTAATAGTGATGATGATGTTGCTGCTGTAGTTGATTCTTCTGATGGGTTGCCGTTGACTTCCGGTTCAGCTGATTTTGCAAATTATGTTGCTTTGGGAGATTCCTTTGCGGCCGGTTTTAGTGATAATGCTTTGTTTATTAAAGGGCAGCAAGGAGCATATACCAATGTTATTGCTCAGCAATTTGCTTTAATAACCAAGGCAACTTTTACTACTCCATTAATGAATGATAATATAGGAGGGTTGTTATTAGGTGGGAATGTAATCAGTGGGCCGCGTTTGTATTTTAATGGAAAAGCTCCTGTTTCTGTAGATGGAGTACCGACAACAGAGGTTACTGCACATCTTTCGGGTACTTTTAATAATTTAGGAGTTCCTGGCGCCAGAAGTTATCACTTAGTTGCTCCTGGTTATGGTAACGTGGCTGGAGTAGCAACGGGGAAGGCTAATCCGTATTTTGTAAGATTTGCAAGTTCTCCGACTACAACAGTTTTGGCAGATGCAATGGCACAATCGCCTACTTTTTTCTCATTATGGATTGGAGGAAATGATGTTTTAGGATATGCTACATCGGGAGGTACAGGTAAAGACCAGACTGGTAACATGGATCCGTCGACTTATTCAGGAAGTGATATTACAGATCCTACTGTTTTTAAAACGGTTTATACTAATATAATAAATGGATTAACAGCTAAAGGAGCAAAAGGTGTAATAGCAAACTTGCCTAATATTACGTCATTACCTTATTTTACAACTGTTCCATATAATCCTGTAGGATTAACAGCAGAGAAAGCTGCTCAATTAAATGCGGGATACGCAACTTACAACGGAGGCTTGCAGCAAATGAAAGCCTTAGGTTTATTGACTGCAGATGAAGTTGCAAAAAGAACTATAAACTTTGTAGCAGGAAGCAATCCTGTTGTGCTTGAGGATAGTTATTTGACGAATCTTTCTGCTTATAAGCTTCCTTCATACAGGCAAGCTACAAAAGAAGATTTAGTGGTTTTAACAGCTATGAATTTTATAGGGACACTTATTAATGAAGATCCGACAAAAGTAAATGGGGTTTCGGTGCCTTTAGCAGACAAATGGGTGTTGACCAAAGATGAAATTGCTGAAGTGGCTAAAGCTACTAAGTCTTACAATGAAACTATTGCGGAAGTAGGTACTGCAAAAAAATTAGCTGTTTTAGATACAGAAGCTCTAATGAAGCAAATTGCAGGTGCAGGAATTTCAGCTAATGGCTTTACAATGAAATCTACATTTGTAACCGGAGGTGCTTTTTCTTTAGATGGAGTTCATCCATCACCAAGAGGATATGCTCTAATTGCTAATAAATTTATTGAGGTTATCAACGCTAAGTACGGATCAAACTTAAATGGAGTAAACATAGGTAATTATCCTGTTATGTTTCCGAAGGTACTATAG
- the atpD gene encoding F0F1 ATP synthase subunit beta produces MSKVIGKVAQIIGPVVDVVFNGKDVELPKIYDSLEVTKKDGTLLVLEVQSHIGENTVRTISMDSTDGLSRGYEVVGTGNPIQMPIGPDVYGRLFNVIGDAIDGLGNLPKTGENGLSIHRQAPKFEDLSTSSEVLFTGIKVIDLIEPYAKGGKIGLFGGAGVGKTVLIQELINNIAKGHGGLSVFAGVGERTREGNDLLREMLESGIIKYGDDFMHSMENGGWDLSKVDMPGMRESKATFVFGQMNEPPGARARVALSGLSIAEYFRDGAGSDQGKDVLFFVDNIFRFTQAGSEVSALLGRMPSAVGYQPTLATEMGAMQERITSTNKGSITSVQAVYVPADDLTDPAPATTFAHLDATTVLSRKIAELGIYPAVDPLDSTSRILTPQILGNEHYDCAQRVKEILQKYKQLQDIIAILGMEELSEEDKLSVSRARRVQRFLSQPFHVAEQFTGIPGVLVDIKDTIKGFNMIIDGELDHLPEAAFNLKGSIQDAIEAGEKMLAEA; encoded by the coding sequence ATGTCAAAAGTAATAGGAAAAGTTGCTCAAATCATTGGACCAGTAGTTGACGTAGTTTTCAACGGTAAAGATGTTGAACTTCCAAAAATTTATGATTCACTAGAAGTCACTAAAAAAGATGGAACGTTATTAGTTCTAGAAGTACAATCTCACATTGGAGAAAACACTGTTCGTACAATCTCTATGGACTCTACAGACGGTTTGTCAAGAGGATATGAGGTAGTTGGAACTGGAAATCCAATCCAAATGCCAATCGGCCCAGACGTATATGGACGTTTATTCAATGTAATTGGAGATGCAATTGATGGTTTAGGAAACTTGCCAAAAACAGGTGAAAACGGTTTGTCTATTCACAGACAAGCTCCTAAATTTGAAGATTTATCAACTTCATCAGAAGTTTTATTCACAGGTATCAAAGTAATCGATTTGATCGAGCCTTATGCAAAAGGAGGTAAAATTGGATTGTTTGGTGGTGCTGGTGTTGGTAAAACGGTATTGATTCAGGAGTTGATCAACAATATTGCAAAAGGTCACGGTGGACTTTCAGTATTCGCTGGAGTAGGTGAAAGAACACGTGAAGGAAATGACTTACTTCGTGAGATGTTAGAGTCAGGAATTATTAAATACGGTGATGATTTCATGCACTCTATGGAAAATGGAGGATGGGATTTATCTAAAGTAGATATGCCAGGAATGAGAGAGTCTAAAGCTACTTTCGTTTTCGGACAAATGAATGAGCCACCTGGAGCTCGTGCACGTGTGGCACTTTCAGGATTATCTATCGCTGAGTATTTCCGTGATGGAGCTGGATCTGATCAAGGTAAAGATGTATTATTCTTCGTTGATAATATCTTCCGTTTTACACAAGCAGGTTCTGAGGTATCGGCACTTTTAGGTCGTATGCCATCTGCAGTAGGTTACCAACCAACTTTGGCAACAGAGATGGGTGCTATGCAAGAGCGTATTACATCTACAAACAAAGGATCTATTACATCTGTACAAGCGGTTTACGTTCCTGCGGATGACTTAACTGACCCGGCGCCGGCTACAACTTTCGCCCACTTAGATGCTACTACTGTATTGTCTCGTAAAATTGCTGAGTTAGGTATCTACCCTGCGGTTGACCCGTTAGATTCTACTTCAAGAATTTTAACTCCTCAAATTTTAGGAAACGAGCACTACGACTGTGCACAAAGAGTAAAAGAAATTCTTCAAAAATACAAACAACTTCAGGATATCATCGCGATTCTTGGTATGGAAGAGTTATCTGAAGAAGATAAACTTTCTGTATCTAGAGCGCGTCGTGTACAACGTTTCTTGTCTCAGCCATTCCACGTAGCAGAGCAATTTACAGGTATTCCGGGAGTATTAGTTGATATTAAAGATACTATCAAAGGATTTAACATGATTATCGACGGTGAATTAGATCATCTTCCGGAAGCAGCTTTCAACTTGAAAGGTTCTATTCAGGATGCGATCGAGGCTGGAGAGAAAATGTTAGCTGAAGCATAA
- a CDS encoding F0F1 ATP synthase subunit epsilon: MILDIVSPEAKLFSGEVTSVTVPGVDGSFQILNNHAPIVSILEKGTVKIAAPSFNFPKEVADKFSRINDQTYTLEITSGTIEMKDNKVIVLVD; encoded by the coding sequence ATGATTTTAGATATAGTATCACCAGAGGCAAAATTATTTTCAGGAGAAGTAACATCTGTTACTGTGCCTGGAGTTGATGGAAGCTTTCAAATTTTGAACAATCACGCGCCTATTGTTTCTATTCTTGAAAAAGGAACAGTAAAAATTGCAGCACCAAGCTTTAATTTTCCTAAAGAGGTAGCGGATAAGTTTTCGAGAATTAATGACCAGACTTATACATTAGAGATTACCTCAGGTACTATCGAAATGAAAGACAATAAAGTAATTGTTTTAGTTGACTAA
- a CDS encoding DUF3667 domain-containing protein codes for MKIICKNCETPNYPDFNYCSNCSQKVNLHRINPHEILHEVVHYFTHADKGIFQLIRDLTLKNGIVAKEYINGKRKKYFPPLNFFLLVAAIFVFISNIPKETPPIDIPKENQELSAISDPIQKEKIIHLYERKEKMLHFMRKYSNLMAMMALPLTAFFFWLFYKKQNYNYTEHLVAGMYMLGYCILVNTLLILPISLLFHLSSKYQALLFLLFQLFYFTLFYYRFLNKSTKLQLAKAFATSAFGIIAWGIISGFTVNAYVSSGFWGMIQ; via the coding sequence ATGAAGATCATTTGTAAAAACTGCGAAACACCAAATTACCCAGACTTTAATTATTGTTCTAATTGTAGTCAGAAAGTCAATTTACATCGTATAAATCCACATGAAATTTTGCACGAAGTTGTTCATTATTTTACTCATGCCGACAAAGGTATTTTTCAACTCATTAGGGATCTGACATTAAAAAATGGAATTGTAGCCAAAGAATATATAAATGGCAAAAGAAAAAAGTACTTTCCTCCGCTTAATTTTTTCTTATTGGTTGCCGCCATCTTTGTTTTTATTTCCAATATCCCAAAAGAAACACCACCTATTGATATCCCAAAGGAAAATCAGGAACTTAGCGCTATTTCGGATCCCATTCAAAAAGAAAAAATCATACATCTTTATGAACGAAAAGAAAAAATGCTTCATTTCATGAGAAAATATTCAAATTTAATGGCCATGATGGCTTTGCCTCTTACTGCATTCTTTTTTTGGCTGTTTTATAAAAAACAAAACTACAACTATACAGAACATCTCGTTGCAGGTATGTATATGCTGGGCTATTGTATATTGGTCAATACACTTTTAATTTTGCCGATTTCTTTATTATTTCACCTGTCGTCAAAATATCAGGCTTTGCTTTTCCTACTCTTTCAGCTCTTTTACTTTACACTCTTTTATTACAGGTTTTTAAACAAAAGTACCAAACTTCAATTAGCAAAAGCGTTTGCAACAAGCGCTTTCGGGATTATCGCCTGGGGAATTATTTCAGGATTTACTGTAAATGCTTATGTTTCCAGCGGTTTTTGGGGAATGATACAATAG